A stretch of Episyrphus balteatus chromosome 2, idEpiBalt1.1, whole genome shotgun sequence DNA encodes these proteins:
- the LOC129909640 gene encoding uncharacterized protein LOC129909640 has product MYHPKCINLAEYDIAKTIEPKPYLVILCELCRDKLVSLRHIEEHIKEIKANFDQLGVKFEKVLNSDSKDNSDNKIISTIKKTINENLNSDKKSYASAVKKSTIIIKPKEHQNAEKTKSEVKSSVNPGTSSIQVSGIKKVDKGAIVVSCENDESMKRVRDKVEENLGQKYDVNELKRNNPRVQIFNLSEKMDENELINCLKNQNEILKDVNLVCKAMWKKPNKNSYTAVIELDSKSFNEVMKAGKLSVGWDKCLVKESFYVKRCFKCLGFNHNSKDCKAEKCNNLLIQEQSGFRSGHSCETAINCVVWNWKRKIDCGHSIVAVFLDLKRAFETIDRQILLSKLRLYGVCHREWKWFESYLTNRSQRTSVNGVTSDAKVNNLGVPQGSVLGVMKLFADDSLIYICGKNGEDMCEKLNDDLKRIDVWLKMNKLKVNVTKTKYMKFGMNEDIDVKMDSESLICVESIKYLGCVIDRKLNLKEHASHKTKGYLTGRLQQQPTNGRTTTPS; this is encoded by the exons ATGTACCATCCCAAATGCATAAACTTAGCCGAATATGATATTGCCAAAACAATTGAACCCAAACCATATTTGGTAATATTGTGTGAATTGTGCCGCGATAAGCTTGTCTCTCTTAGACACATTGAAGAAcacataaaagaaataaaagctAATTTCGATCAGCTTGGtgtcaaatttgaaaaagtattGAACAGTGACTCAAAAGATAACAGTGACAATAAAATTAtatcaacaattaaaaaaacaattaatgaaaatttaaacagtgaTAAAAAATCATATGCTAGTGCTGTAAAGAAGAGTACCATAATTATAAAACCAAAGGAGCACCAGAATGCAGAGAAAACCAAATCGGAAGTGAAATCTAGTGTTAACCCAGGAACATCTTCAATACAAGTGTCGGGAATTAAAAAAGTTGATAAGGGTGCAATTGTGGTCTCATGCGAGAATGATGAATCGATGAAAAGAGTGAGAGATAAAGTTGAAGAGAACCTGGGACAGAAATATGATGTGAATgagttaaaaagaaataatccAAGAgtgcaaatttttaatttatctgaGAAAATGGACGAAAATGAATTgattaattgtttgaaaaaccagaatgaaattttgaaagatgTTAACTTAGTGTGTAAAGCCATGTggaaaaaaccaaataaaaattcGTATACAGCAGTGATTGAATTGGATAGCAAGAGTTTTAATGAAGTAATGAAAGCTGGTAAACTAAGTGTTGGATGGGATAAATGTTTAGTGAAAGAATCATTTTATGTTAAGAGATGTTTTAAATGTCTGGGATTTAATCATAACAGTAAGGATTGCAAAGCTGAGA aatGTAATAATCTGTTGATACAGGAACAATCTGGATTTAGAAGTGGACACTCATGTGAAACAGCGATTAATTGTGTTGTGTGGAACTGGAAGAGGAAGATTGACTGTGGACATTCGATAGTGGCTGTGTTTCTTGATTTGAAAAGAGCGTTTGAAACGATTGATAGGCAAATATTACTGAGCAAATTACGTTTATATGGTGTATGTCATCGTGAATGGAAATGGTTTGAATCTTATCTTACCAATAGAAGTCAAAGAACTAGTGTGAATGGTGTGACATCGGATGCAAAAGTAAACAATTTGGGAGTGCCGCAAGGTTCTGTTTTGGGAGT CATGAAACTTTTTGCGGATGATAGTCTGATTTATATTTGTGGTAAAAATGGTGAAGATATGTGTGAGAAATTGAATGATGACTTAAAAAGAATTGATGTATGGCTGAAAATGAACAAGCTTAAGGTGAATGTAACGAAAACTAAATATATGAAGTTTGGAATGAATGAAGATATTGATGTGAAAATGGATAGTGAGTCTTTAATTTGTGTTGAAAGCATTAAGTATTTGGGTTGTGTCATAGATAGAAAGTTGAATCTAAAAGAACATGCTAGTCAT